The window caACACAACTATAAATGGgcattaatttcttttctttttgactttttttactataaaaaataccCTATTACCTAAATAGTTCACGTGCCTTGTACATAGACCAAGGCTAGTATTATTATAAAGGattatgatattatatttatttatttattatatccttattttatattaataattaataaattaaattataatatataaatatgtacatATAATAATCtatcattttataaataaataaaacattaaaaaataatgtttgatttcaaatgtatataagaaatatttataatatttatattcctCGGATCATGTTACaatatcttttagtttttaattttttgagtatttttaataaaattttgaaaaattaaattggaattttCACTTTTTAGTATTTAgagtttctaaaaataaaattatcataaataaatggtgtttaaaattttggaaattttattttttaatttatcgtgacagaaaaaaaatgacttgttttttctcacttttttctttcttaggtAAGACGGTAAGAGAGTACGAAAGGATTAAAACTCGGAAGATGTGTTTTTAGGCTTTTGAGAAATCGCGGAGACTGTAGAAACTATCAAGCTACGTCTGGAAAGTTCCACAAGCTTCGGGGGCTTCCAGAGACGTCTCAGCCGCTTCTATCcttttgttctaaaaatcaTGACTCATCATTCAAAACCTCACACAACCACAGCCTACAATACCAACTTCTACAGATCCATTCTCGCATTAACAACTCTCCATTCAGTCATACCCCGCAAGAagagggagaagaagaagaagaagaatcagaAGAGCAAAGCAGAAGATGGGTGTGGATTACTACAAGATTTTGCAGGTGGACAAGAGCTCTAAAGATGAAGATTTGAAGAAGGCTTATAGAAAGCTTGCTATGAAGTGGCATCCTGATAAGAACCCCAACAACAAGAAAGAGGCTGAAGCCAAGTTCAAGCAGATCTCTGAAGCTTACGAGGTATCTCTCTTGTTTTTGCATCTATTCCTTTGTTTTCGTTCTCAATTCTTCAtttctttccaatttttttatttctctcttcGTGGAATTTCATATGATCTGGGTTGCCTAGATTTCTCGTTGTTTGGTCTTTCTGGGATTACCCTATTATGAACAAAATCCTGTATTGGATCTAGCGGGGATTAGCTGATGGTGCTGGTGCTTGGTTGCTGGGAGATTGGAGGAAAAGGTCTCATGTTGCTTTAATACCCAGTAGTAATGAAATGAGAAAGGATTCGACTGGACTGGATCTAGTGATTTCTATCTCGGTTCATAAATACTTAAAAActtttgagattaaaaattgaCTCTCCTTCCTCTCCTTCAATTTCTCAGCTACCAAATGGAATGCTAACAGAACCCCAGGTTTACATATCACAGATTTTGGCAAAACCTTATCAATATCCTCTCTTCCTTCAATTCAAAGACTACATATGCTAAAATATGATCTGATCTTGTTTGTTGATTTGGTTTAGGTTTTAAGTGATCCCCAGAAGAGAGCAGTGTATGATCAGTATGGTGAAGAAGGCCTCAAAGGCCAAGTGCCACCTCCAGATGCTGGGGTTCCTGGTGGAGCCACCTACTTCCAAACGGGAGATGGGCCAACAATGTTCAGATTCAACCCGAGAAATGCCAACGACATATTCGCGGAGTTCTTTGGGTATTCAAGCCCATTTGGAGGAATGGGTGGGACTGGAGGCGGTGGCATGAGGGGTTCCAGGTTTTCCAGTGGAATGTTTGGGGATGATATCTTCAGTTCATTTGGGGATAGCAGGCCAATGAGTCAAGGTCCTCGCAAGGCGCCTCCTATTGAAAATACACTACCTTGTAGCCTCGAAGATCTTTACAAGGGAACTACCAAAAAGATGAAGATTTCAAGGGAAATAATGGATGCAAGTGGGTAAgtaaatttttcttcaattcatATATATTGGTTACATTTCTCTAGGTAAAAAGTGGTCTTGATTGTTGTATTTTATTAGATGGGCATTGTTCGATTTCCTGAGATCTGTCCTTTTTTTGTCTTATGTTGGGTCCTTTAACAGGAAAACTATACCAGTGGAGGAAATTCTGACCATAGAAATCAAGCCAGGGTGGAAAAAGGGAACAAAAATCACCTTCCCGGAGAAAGGAAATGAGCAACCCAATGTCATTCCAGCGGATCTGGTTTTCATAATCGATGAAAAACCGCACAGCAAATTCACAAGGGAGGGTAATGACCTGGTTGTGACACAGAAGATAACGCTAGCGGAAGCACTGACAGGCTATACCGTCCATCTCACAACACTAGACGGGAGGAGCCTCAGCATTCCCATCAACAATGCCATTCACCCCAATTATGAGGAAGTTGTTCCAAAGGAAGGCATGCCCATACCAAAAGAACCCTCGAAGAGGGGCAACCTAAGAATCAAGTTCAACATCAAGTTTCCAACAAGGTTAACTGCAGAGCAGAAGTCGGGAATCAAGAAACTATTGGGTTCTTAAATCGGATTATGGCTAATGATGTGCGACTGTATGATTTAAAAGAGCTACTGgatatttgtcttttttttttttttttcttttttgaaatagTGTGCATGGCCAGAAGTACCCAATGCATTTGTAActcaaatgaataaaatttggaGTAAAAGACAATAGTGAGTAAAATTTCAGTTTTGAATTGCTAGAATAGTGATTGTAGCGTTATAGTTGAATGGAAGATCAGAAGATTTTCGTATAATCCAGTCTCTCATTAGGTTTTTGCTCTATAAACAATTTAGGTTTGATGTTCATCAGGAAGTGTTAAGGCACCAGGAAAAGTCTCTTGCAAATCAGTGTTCCTGGGACTGGAAACCATTTCATGTTTTCCTCAACAGAGTGCCTAATGTGACAGCTGAGACAATCATATTATTTGCACCATAACTTCATGAAAATTTCATCTTTCACTTTATAGTAATACAATCGAGAATGTAGTTTAAAAAGGAAAGGTGGGGTCTCTATAGAGCTCctctattctttcttttttcttttttaccccCCTTGGTACAATCATGAGAAGGATGGGATACTACAATTCAACCCTCATTCCAAGTAAAGAATTACAAAGCAAATCATCTATTCATCTAAAAGTGTCCTCTTCACGGCTTTCCGGTGCTTTCTCCCTCTGCCGATTGGAAAAAGCAAAGGGGAAATAGATATACTATGTCCCTCTAAATATGTACAAGGCAAATTACTGGTGAAGTTTGCATCGTCTAAAAAATGTATATGACAAATTAGAGCCGCTGCCAATGCTTCAGTGAATAACCCAATCACCCACTTACTAATGTTCGTATTTCAATCACTATAATCTTCTGAAGTAGCATATTCTGTGCCTAGATCTTCATTTCCAACCCCATTTACTAGTCCATCTGAGCACTCATTCATATTTGCATCTTCCGAATTGTCATCATCACCTTCCTCTTCACTCCCATTATCATCTTCAGAACCCTCTGCATCCTCATCACTTACTTCCATTAGATCCCCAGTCTGACCACCTGAAACACCATCAAAACCCAGCCCCCAGCTCCCATGCTCATGTTCCATCTCTGGAGCATTATCGTCAGATTCCACAGTATCCCCACTGCTATGATTATCAGCATTATCCATTTGCATCATTGTGAATTTGCCCCATCCCTCCCCGATCAAGTTTCTATGTGATTCACCCTTGCCTTTAGGCCTAACCATGTCACCCAAATGACCAAGCGGAGTCCCCTTGACAGCCCTTTTATCTGCTCTTCTCCTAACTGTTCGGGGTCCTCGCCTACAACCCTGTCCTTGCGATTCCTGTTCGCGAGTTCTTCGGTCCTGCAGTCCTCGTCTTTGATTTAAATTCGGATTGTCCCTGGCATTATGCTTTCCAGTGTGCGGTCTGGAACTAGAAACTCTTCTCTGCCATTTTTCACCATGTAAGCGACCACGCCCTCGCCCACGACCCCTTTGCCCATGCCTAGAGCTATCACGTCCATTACCCAGGTCAGTCCAGTTCTCTTCTTTCTTATGGATATCTTGGGGGAATCCACTGATTTCAACCTCTTGAGCATTCTTGACTGGAGCATACCTTGATGGAAACTTCTGCAGCAATGGAGAACTGAGATGATCATTTGTTTTTAGGACATGCAAGAGATTAGGGATGCCTATATCATCAGCTCAACATAAATCTATAATGCACATTTAACAAAACATGGCCAACAGCCCAAGTATCAATTGTTGATGTTTCTAACGAGCAACTTATAATCTATACATCTTTATAAAAAAGCATATGGGATATTAGAACATCCAAATATTTATCACAATACCAAACAGGCCAAGGGTCAATTATATGGATGTTTCTAACCATACCTACCTGTTTTCCTTGTAAGAATGTATATGGGATACTAGAACATCCATATAATTGTTTAGCATATCTGAATTGACActgaaaaggaaaatcaatttTCCCCTTTCACCTATGCAACCAGGAAAAAACAACGGAAGAAAGGAGAAGgttggaggtggaggtggactCACTCTGAATTCTCCCAGTTCCTTCTTATCATCATGACATTGGGATTTATCATGATGTATGTAGGATATAGATGCATCAAGCTCCAAAAGTCTGACAGCCACAGCTGCCGTGGTTTGTGGTATCCATGCAAGTACAGGAACTGACCCAGTGTAAGCAGAATCATATACAGCATTCCCTGATGAAGTACAGGAGCCCAACAATTCCTTTGTTGTCCTGAACTCTGTTGATAAACGGTCCTGTTTTATGACACCCTCTAACAAAGTGACAATCTGCAAAAAAGATTGAATTAAACAAGCATCAGACATATCACCTAATACAATAGCATCATGGAACCACAGCCTTATctaatatatttgtatatattgataCTGAAAGTAAAGAAATTGGTGTAAAATTTAGAAAGTGAAATGACAGAAAGCAGGTGTGAGAGGAAACAGATTTGACGTTGGGAGAGGGAAAGTATTTGCCTTTAGGAGGTTAAAAAATTTGTAGATTGATGAAGGCATTCAACCACTGCATAAGCAATTTGAATTTGTATACATGGTATGTAAATGTAATTCATTGCAACCAAAAATGTATAATATAAATCACAACTAGGAGAGAAAATACTCCATGTATAACCAACATACTGGTGGAAGTTTTTTAAGACAGAATTTGAATTACTGATGGAGAGGAATAATTAggtatttatgaaaaataattctacAATGGTTAATTGAGAAATTCAGCAAGAATATTGTTATTATGTTATTTTCCCAAAGAAACTCTCTTATGCCAAATTCAAGAATTAGAATGCTTGGTTTCATCTCCTATGTATTAGAAACTATTGCATACATCTTTTTTTGGTAAGGGTTATAAACTGTtgcataaatgaaaatatttaagtttgttGATGATGCATACTTGTTAAGCTTATGTAAAGGTTCTATAGTTATCACAACAGACACAAGATTCCGAAATCAGAAAACCACACCTCTAAACAGCTGCCAAATAGGAGGTATGGGATCATGATTCTGAAACACCAACATCA of the Vitis vinifera cultivar Pinot Noir 40024 chromosome 10, ASM3070453v1 genome contains:
- the LOC100252168 gene encoding uncharacterized protein LOC100252168, whose amino-acid sequence is MGVDYYKILQVDKSSKDEDLKKAYRKLAMKWHPDKNPNNKKEAEAKFKQISEAYEVLSDPQKRAVYDQYGEEGLKGQVPPPDAGVPGGATYFQTGDGPTMFRFNPRNANDIFAEFFGYSSPFGGMGGTGGGGMRGSRFSSGMFGDDIFSSFGDSRPMSQGPRKAPPIENTLPCSLEDLYKGTTKKMKISREIMDASGKTIPVEEILTIEIKPGWKKGTKITFPEKGNEQPNVIPADLVFIIDEKPHSKFTREGNDLVVTQKITLAEALTGYTVHLTTLDGRSLSIPINNAIHPNYEEVVPKEGMPIPKEPSKRGNLRIKFNIKFPTRLTAEQKSGIKKLLGS